Proteins from one Phyllobacterium zundukense genomic window:
- a CDS encoding DNA/RNA non-specific endonuclease, translating into MCLSAKRRMARYVAWNIDGARMVILPRRGFGLDPRIDAKYQLGDELYVDNRVDRGHIARRADLCWGPVPEAEQANRDSFYFTNIAPQHERFNQSSRKGLWGELENLVFEQADLKDIKLSVQGGPIFSNDDTPYRDALVPRAFWKLIAYVGSDSRLRCAAFILSQENLLSDLETLDLDPLRIYQISLAELAIKTALDFSALNAADLTVNPELVTRPARPEALIDRKSPITEIHAPGDIRL; encoded by the coding sequence GTGTGCCTCAGCGCCAAGCGGCGGATGGCGCGTTACGTCGCGTGGAATATCGACGGCGCGCGCATGGTGATTCTTCCACGGCGCGGCTTTGGCCTCGACCCTCGCATCGATGCCAAATACCAGCTCGGTGACGAACTCTATGTCGATAATCGCGTCGATCGTGGCCACATCGCCCGACGTGCCGATCTTTGTTGGGGGCCGGTGCCTGAAGCGGAGCAAGCCAACCGAGATTCGTTCTATTTCACCAACATCGCGCCCCAGCATGAGCGCTTCAATCAATCGTCGCGCAAAGGTTTGTGGGGCGAGCTCGAAAACCTCGTGTTCGAACAGGCCGACCTGAAGGATATCAAGCTATCTGTGCAGGGCGGACCGATATTTAGCAATGATGACACACCCTATCGCGACGCGCTCGTTCCCCGCGCATTCTGGAAACTGATCGCCTATGTTGGAAGCGACAGCCGCCTGCGTTGCGCGGCCTTCATTCTGTCTCAGGAGAACCTATTGAGTGACCTTGAAACACTCGATCTTGACCCGTTGCGCATATATCAAATTTCGCTGGCGGAACTTGCTATAAAAACGGCATTGGACTTCAGCGCGTTAAATGCGGCGGACCTTACGGTCAATCCTGAACTGGTCACCCGGCCCGCCCGTCCTGAGGCCCTTATCGATCGCAAAAGCCCGATCACTGAAATTCACGCGCCGGGCGATATTCGCTTGTGA
- a CDS encoding ribonuclease activity regulator RraA, with the protein MTNYDLSAEARKKLIGVATPTIATALFKRGLRNQFIQDVRPLSAKQTNMVGQAFTLRYIPAREDLNTIEVFKDPNHPQRAAVEQCPEGAVLVMDSRKDARAASAGSILISRLQVRGVAGVVTDGGFRDSPEIANLTIHAYHNRPSAPTNLTHHQACDINVPIGCGDVAVFPGDVLVGDNEGVIVIPRHLADEIAAETVEMTAYEDFVTEQIMNGATIIGLYPATSEKPKADFVAWRQKHGR; encoded by the coding sequence ATGACAAACTATGATCTAAGCGCGGAAGCGCGCAAAAAGCTGATTGGCGTGGCCACGCCAACGATTGCGACGGCGCTGTTCAAGCGTGGGCTGCGCAACCAGTTCATCCAAGATGTGCGACCGCTGTCGGCAAAGCAGACCAATATGGTCGGGCAAGCCTTTACGTTGCGCTACATACCGGCCCGCGAAGACCTTAACACGATCGAGGTCTTCAAGGACCCCAATCATCCGCAGCGCGCCGCGGTAGAACAATGTCCGGAGGGAGCCGTTCTGGTGATGGATAGCCGCAAGGATGCCCGGGCAGCTTCGGCCGGCTCCATATTGATATCAAGGCTGCAAGTGAGGGGTGTGGCAGGTGTGGTTACTGACGGAGGCTTCCGCGACAGTCCTGAGATTGCCAATTTAACCATTCACGCCTACCACAATCGTCCTTCGGCTCCAACCAACCTGACCCATCACCAGGCCTGCGATATCAACGTGCCTATCGGTTGCGGCGATGTCGCTGTTTTTCCGGGCGATGTACTTGTCGGGGACAATGAAGGTGTCATCGTCATCCCGCGACATTTAGCGGACGAGATTGCCGCCGAAACGGTCGAGATGACGGCCTATGAAGATTTTGTCACAGAGCAAATCATGAACGGTGCGACGATCATCGGGCTTTACCCGGCCACCAGCGAAAAGCCCAAGGCCGATTTTGTCGCTTGGCGGCAGAAACACGGACGATAA